From Corvus moneduloides isolate bCorMon1 chromosome 2, bCorMon1.pri, whole genome shotgun sequence, one genomic window encodes:
- the GPR156 gene encoding probable G-protein coupled receptor 156, whose protein sequence is MELGFNCSELCDGSSHFGSQEQQQRALQELCTVTVTSFDRSVKSSPSFSAGLLGVVWTFLTGGVLLALFFLIFTIRFRKNRIVKMSSPNLNIVTLLGSGLTYTSAYLFGIPEQSLPSGDSMEKLIQVRLCLLCVGTSLVFGPVLGKSWRLYKVFTQRVPDKRVIIKDLQLLAMVAALVLADAVLLLTWVFSDPVQCFRSLSVSLRATEKGMTCSVSRVQSCASLYSDLWLVLILGFKSILLLYGTYLAGLTDNVSSSPVNQSLTLIVGVNLVFLAAGTICLVHRFFRTWHNLLFGFTSGGIFVCTTTINCFIFVPQLKQWKAFEEESQTTSHMAKYFTSPSRSCRSVYSEEQLYQLIGEKNSMKRLLTEKNAVIESLQEQVSSAKEKLMRLMSAESGCDPRALPAAPCTWSSGQPGDAPGDCCTPDPERDGWQPPCLLGTSPLGSSAQALQKHATQEPVCSQVLLFNTGDSIERGMKDVQECGTPAVQGQSPEQLPGRDNSAGVAWESSPKVSYVNSEKLWEILRELSLDGKNYSPALSAGPPLGNRSTSGKQGETRVGQEGYPGIHTPLSPYLARHRWRIPLPPASTRFPGHISPRASCRVKEMGSWGHGESAHNSLGMGGEMAGRGPLHPPAPSPPAMPREACLQPEGWLGWPESQGASSCIPQEQRRWQGTPRGPAEPSLRSLYYYPDSDSSSSSSSSEEMFHGCHRPCCEVCFHSPHGSLDSSSTDTDTEPSDCEDQQTEHRGGPQPVVNFKDDLKPTFV, encoded by the exons ATGGAGCTGGGATTCAactgctctgagctctgtgaTGGCAGCTCCCATTttggcagccaggagcagcagcagcgggcgctgcaggagctctgcacTGTGACAGTG ACATCTTTTGACCGCAGTGTGAAGAGCTCCCCATCCTTCTCTGCTGGTCTCCTGGGAGTTGTGTGGACATTCCTGACTGGAGGAGTCCTGCTAGCACTCTTCTTTCTCATCTTCACAATTCGCTTCAGGAAAAACAG GATTGTGAAGATGTCCAGCCCCAATCTCAACATTGTGACCCTGCTGGGCAGTGGCCTGACTTACACAAGTGCTTACCTCTTTGGGAttccagagcagagcctgcCGTCTGGAGACTCAATGGAAAAGCTTATTCAG GTGAGGCTCTGCCTGCTGTGCGTGGGGACCTCCCTGGTGTTTGGTCCTGTCCTGGGGAAAAGCTGGCGGCTCTACAAGGTGTTCACCCAGAGGGTGCCGGACAAGCGGGTG ATTATCAAAGACCTGCAGTTGCTGGCGATGGTGGCAGCGTTGGTGCTGGCAGACGCTGTCTTGCTCTTGACATGGGTGTTCTCTGACCCAGTGCAGTGCTTCCGAAGCCTCAGCGTCTCACTGCGG GCGACAGAGAAAGGCATGACGTGCTCCGTGAGCCGGGTGCAGTCCTGCGCATCGCTCTATTCCGATCTTTGGCTCGTTCTCATTTTAGGGTTTAAG agTATCCTCCTGCTATATGGGACCTACTTGGCCGGTCTGACCGACAACGTCAGCTCCTCACCAGTCAACCAGTCCTTGACACTCATCGTTGGGGTCAACCttgttttcctggctgctggcacCATCTGCTTAGTTCACCGTTTCTTCCGTACTTGGCATaatttgttgtttggttttactTCCGGAGGCATCTTTGTGTGTACGACCACAATCAACTGCTTCATCTTTGTCCCACAG CTCAAGCAGTGGAAAGCTTTTGAAGAAGAAAGCCAAACCACGAGCCACATGGCAAAATATTTCACCAGCCCAAGCAGGAGCTGCCGCTCGGTGTACAGCGAGGAGCAGCTCTACCAGCTCATAGGGGAGAAAAACTCCATGAAGCGGCTGCTCACCGAG AAAAATGCCGTGATCGAAAGCCTGCAGGAGCAAGTGAGCAGCGCCAAGGAGAAGCTGATGAGGCTGATGTCTGCAGAGAGCGGCTGCGACCCCCGCgcgctgccagcagctccctgcacctGGAGCTCAGGGCAGCCTGGGGATGCACCGGGGGACTGCTGCACCCCGGATCCAGAGAGGGATGGGTGGCAGCCCCCCTGCTTGCTGGGTACATCACCACTTGGCAGCAGTGCTCAGGCCCTCCAGAAACATGCAACCCAGGAGCCTGTTTGCTCTCAGGTGCTGCTTTTTAATACAGGGGACAGCATTGAACGTGGCATGAAAGATGTCCAGGAGTGTGGGACACCTGCAGTGCAGGGGCAGTCTCCGGAGCAGCTGCCAGGCCGGGACAACTCAGCTGGTGTAGCCTGGGAGTCGTCCCCCAAAGTCAGCTATGTAAACAGTGAGAAGCTGTGGGAAATCTTGCGAGAGTTAAGCCTGGATGGCAAAAACTACAGCCCAGCCTTATCTGCAGGACCCCCACTTGGCAACCGGAGCACCTCAGGCAAACAGGGAGAAACACGGGTGGGCCAGGAGGGCTACCCAGGCATCCACACACCCCTCAGCCCCTACCTGGCAAGGCATCGTTGGAGGATCCCGTTGCCTCCTGCCTCCACACGCTTCCCTGGACATATATCCCCTCGTGCCAGCTGCAGGGTGAAGGAGATGGGCAGTTGGGGCCATGGAGAGTCAGCACATAACTCCCTGGGAATGGGAGGGGAGATGGCTGGCAGAGGGCCCCTTCACCCCCCAGCACCATCCCCTCCAGCCATGCCAAGGGAGGCCTGCCTTCAGCCAGAGGGGTGGCTGGGGTGGCCAGAGTCCCAGGGTGCTTCATCGTGCATCCCGCAGGAGCAGCGGCGGTGGCAGGGCACCCCGAGGGGACCCGCTGAGCCCTCGCTGCGCTCACTGTACTATTACCCAGACTCcgactccagcagcagcagcagcagctctgaggagatgTTTCATGGCTGCCACCGACCCTGCTGCGAGGTTTGCTTCCACAGCCCACATGGCTccctggacagcagcagcacggaCACGGACACAGAGCCCAGTGACTGCGAGGATCAGCAGACAGAGCACCGTGGCGGGCCCCAGCCTGTGGTGAATTTCAAAGACGATCTGAAACCCACCTTCGTGTGA